A portion of the Mycobacterium paraseoulense genome contains these proteins:
- a CDS encoding GntR family transcriptional regulator, with the protein MPAAVAGDHRYLQIARTLRKEIVDGVYPVGSQLPTEHQLCERFAVSRYTVREALRRLREDNLVASRPRAGTRVVPRPASSSYAQDAMSIDDLLAFAAGAQLTIESNAMVTIDDDLAARTALEVGTQWLSVRGYRQADGSSVPICRTEYYISRSFAAVGRLLQRHAGPIFPLIEDLFGVSVAQLHQEIAAVLLSPELADGLGAQPGTAALQMRRTYTTSDGEVAQVTINTHLSSRFRYAMTMRRVNGQANPR; encoded by the coding sequence ATGCCTGCGGCCGTCGCGGGCGACCACCGCTACCTGCAGATTGCGCGCACCCTGCGTAAGGAGATCGTCGACGGGGTTTACCCGGTGGGCTCGCAGCTGCCGACCGAGCACCAACTGTGTGAGCGCTTCGCGGTGAGCCGCTACACCGTCCGCGAAGCGCTGCGCCGGCTGCGCGAGGACAACCTGGTCGCGTCTCGGCCGCGGGCGGGCACCCGGGTAGTGCCCCGGCCGGCGTCGAGTTCCTATGCCCAAGACGCGATGTCGATTGACGACCTGCTGGCGTTCGCGGCCGGCGCGCAGCTGACGATCGAATCCAACGCCATGGTGACGATCGACGACGACCTGGCCGCTCGGACCGCGCTCGAGGTCGGCACCCAGTGGCTATCGGTGCGCGGCTACCGGCAAGCCGACGGCTCGTCGGTGCCGATCTGCCGAACGGAGTACTACATCAGCCGGAGTTTCGCCGCGGTCGGCAGGCTACTGCAACGTCACGCCGGTCCGATATTTCCGTTGATCGAGGATCTGTTCGGTGTGAGCGTCGCCCAGTTGCACCAGGAGATCGCCGCCGTCCTGCTCTCGCCGGAGCTTGCCGACGGCCTCGGCGCCCAGCCGGGGACCGCCGCGCTGCAGATGCGGCGCACGTACACGACGTCCGACGGCGAGGTGGCCCAGGTGACGATCAACACCCACCTGTCGTCGAGGTTTCGGTACGCGATGACCATGCGTCGCGTGAACGGTCAGGCCAACCCAAGATGA
- a CDS encoding SMP-30/gluconolactonase/LRE family protein, which translates to MSTSRAISTQPSRYAPSNGAPAIEVAGGWGLERVTASSRLFGANGLRAGPDGRIYIAQVTGSQISALDPRTGELVTTSPRGGDIVAPDDIAFDASGNLYATEVMDGRVSVLDTSGRTKVLRDDVPSANGITFHQGRLFIGECREGGRLMEFDLAGGPPKLLVGNVPSPNAMEVGPDGLLYFPVMGANEIWRIDPDGGDPQRVAGDLGVPDSVKFDARGYIVSTQVASGQVLRIDPRSGEQRVLAQLDPGLDNCTFVGDQLFVSNFTGEITQISPDGTARSVLAGGLNWPMDLAVGYDGLLYIADGTYFYVALPDGSLHTAGMLFSPGYPGFLRGVATSGPGEFIVTTSGGQVSRYRPETSESHVLADGFDQLYGVAVVPGGVVVAELGTGRVLSLQSGGVEVLARDLCEPVGVAIDADGACLVAEAGAGRVIRVNRSGTDIVVPDLLRPQGILVQGGMLYIVDAGAKELIAFDLSGNTRQTIASGLPVGPPPGVTPKPLRGMPPFSGPQGPFAGIAAAADGTLYVSADGEGSVLALRPIRDGG; encoded by the coding sequence ATGTCCACTTCGCGGGCCATCTCAACCCAGCCCTCGCGATACGCCCCGTCGAATGGGGCGCCCGCGATCGAAGTGGCCGGGGGCTGGGGCCTCGAGCGCGTCACCGCGTCCAGTCGCCTGTTCGGCGCCAACGGTTTGCGCGCCGGCCCGGACGGTCGCATCTACATCGCCCAGGTGACGGGCAGCCAGATCAGCGCCCTGGATCCTCGCACCGGTGAACTGGTGACCACCAGCCCCAGGGGCGGGGACATCGTGGCGCCCGACGACATCGCGTTCGACGCGAGCGGCAACCTGTACGCCACCGAGGTGATGGACGGCCGGGTCAGCGTGCTCGACACCAGCGGTCGAACGAAGGTGTTGCGCGACGACGTTCCGTCGGCCAATGGCATCACCTTCCATCAAGGCCGGTTGTTCATCGGTGAATGCCGTGAGGGTGGACGGCTGATGGAATTCGACCTGGCGGGCGGGCCACCAAAGCTGCTCGTGGGCAACGTGCCCTCACCGAACGCGATGGAAGTCGGGCCGGACGGCCTGTTGTACTTCCCGGTGATGGGCGCCAACGAGATTTGGCGCATCGACCCGGACGGCGGAGACCCGCAGCGTGTCGCGGGCGATCTCGGTGTGCCCGACTCGGTCAAGTTCGACGCGCGGGGCTACATCGTCTCGACACAAGTGGCAAGCGGGCAGGTACTGCGCATCGACCCTCGCAGTGGCGAACAGCGGGTACTCGCCCAGTTGGATCCGGGGCTGGACAATTGCACGTTCGTCGGCGATCAGCTGTTCGTCTCCAACTTCACCGGCGAGATCACCCAGATATCGCCAGACGGCACCGCACGATCGGTGTTGGCGGGCGGACTCAACTGGCCGATGGACCTGGCGGTCGGCTACGACGGGCTCCTCTACATCGCCGACGGCACGTACTTCTACGTTGCTCTGCCTGATGGGTCCCTGCACACCGCAGGAATGTTGTTCAGCCCCGGCTATCCGGGATTCCTGCGCGGCGTCGCGACGAGCGGACCCGGGGAGTTCATCGTCACGACCTCCGGTGGTCAGGTGAGCCGCTACCGGCCGGAGACGAGCGAAAGCCACGTGCTGGCAGACGGTTTCGACCAGCTTTATGGTGTCGCCGTGGTTCCCGGCGGTGTGGTAGTCGCGGAGTTGGGCACCGGAAGGGTGTTGTCGCTGCAGTCGGGCGGGGTCGAGGTGCTGGCGCGCGACCTGTGTGAGCCGGTCGGCGTCGCGATCGATGCCGACGGGGCGTGTCTGGTCGCGGAGGCCGGAGCCGGGCGGGTGATCCGGGTGAACCGGTCGGGGACCGACATTGTCGTCCCGGATCTGCTACGCCCGCAAGGCATTCTGGTCCAAGGCGGCATGCTCTACATCGTGGATGCCGGCGCCAAGGAGCTCATCGCTTTCGATCTGAGCGGCAACACGCGCCAGACGATCGCGTCCGGGCTGCCGGTCGGTCCCCCGCCGGGTGTGACGCCGAAACCGCTGCGCGGGATGCCACCGTTCTCCGGACCGCAGGGCCCGTTCGCCGGCATCGCCGCCGCGGCCGACGGGACGCTCTACGTCTCGGCCGACGGCGAGGGCAGCGTGCTGGCCCTGCGCCCGATACGGGACGGTGGCTGA
- a CDS encoding SDR family NAD(P)-dependent oxidoreductase — protein MDDLLALDGRVVVVSGAGGGGIGTTVTAMAARAGATVIAVSRSKENLDEHIAPLAAQGLAVVPVAADASTDEGIAAVVDHARRADGSLYGLVNVAGGAEPSTWMPSTRVTRNDWRKIFADNLETAFFMSQAVASELVAQGRPGSIVSISSISGMNTAPFHIAYGTAKAAIAAMTRTMALELAPTGIRVNAVAPGVTETAASRTYVDEDPERDRRAIAMGRRARPEEQAGAVLFLLSELSSYITGQTLLVDGGLSLKWSHLGADNTSLFLHDESFRTAIRRM, from the coding sequence ATGGACGATCTCCTCGCGCTCGACGGTCGCGTCGTGGTCGTTTCCGGCGCCGGCGGGGGCGGCATCGGCACGACAGTTACGGCCATGGCCGCCCGGGCCGGAGCCACGGTGATCGCGGTGAGCCGGTCGAAGGAAAACCTCGACGAGCACATCGCTCCGCTGGCCGCGCAGGGGCTGGCCGTGGTGCCGGTCGCGGCCGACGCATCGACCGACGAGGGCATTGCCGCCGTGGTCGACCACGCGCGCCGCGCCGACGGCAGCCTGTACGGGCTGGTCAACGTCGCCGGTGGTGCCGAGCCGTCGACCTGGATGCCGTCGACGCGGGTGACGCGGAACGACTGGCGCAAGATCTTCGCCGACAACCTCGAAACGGCGTTCTTCATGAGCCAGGCCGTGGCAAGTGAACTCGTCGCGCAGGGACGGCCGGGATCGATCGTGTCGATCTCCTCGATCAGCGGCATGAACACCGCGCCGTTTCATATCGCCTACGGGACGGCCAAGGCGGCGATCGCCGCCATGACCCGGACTATGGCCCTCGAGTTGGCGCCGACGGGAATCCGGGTCAATGCCGTGGCGCCTGGCGTCACCGAGACGGCTGCCTCGCGCACCTATGTGGACGAGGACCCCGAGCGGGACCGGCGGGCGATCGCGATGGGCCGGCGCGCGCGGCCCGAGGAGCAGGCCGGCGCGGTGCTTTTCCTGCTCTCGGAGTTGTCGAGCTACATCACCGGCCAGACGCTGCTCGTCGACGGCGGCCTGAGCCTCAAGTGGAGCCACCTCGGAGCCGACAACACGTCGCTGTTCTTGCATGACGAATCCTTCCGCACGGCGATCAGGAGGATGTGA
- a CDS encoding aromatic ring-hydroxylating oxygenase subunit alpha, translated as MTDLAKGANTAAAEELSKPMTIGVEAYISEDYARAERDKLWRKVWQQVGRVEELPDVGSYLTYDILDDSIIVVRTGDHEFHAHHNVCMHRGRRLIDTPDGAKNACGRTRKSFVCGFHGWTYGLDGACTHIREQQDWEEALTPDNTHLRPVRVDTWGGWLWINMDPDCEPLDDYLFPAAKILDPFGLENMRYKWRKWLSFDCNWKVALEAFNETYHVYTTHPEFNKFGEFKGWAKVQGRHSNIGYDAPDDLAATKSKIRLGAGADPRVSTAEMQIYTMEETNTSTTETLVNAAKRLVDELPEGTPADKVLEHWLASARRDDEARGVIWPTIPPDVLGQAGTAWQIFPNFQIGQGLTVALCYSARPDPGYNPDKCIFEVSVFELYPKGEEPQTEWEYTPAGDPGWRSVLPQDFSNMAAVQQGMKSLGFPGTKPNPYRERSTVNLHYQLSRYMGAGEPRELSGEEPSLA; from the coding sequence ATGACCGATCTGGCCAAAGGCGCGAATACCGCAGCGGCCGAGGAACTGTCGAAACCGATGACGATCGGCGTCGAGGCCTACATCTCCGAGGACTACGCCCGCGCCGAGCGCGACAAGCTGTGGCGCAAGGTCTGGCAGCAGGTCGGCCGCGTCGAGGAGTTGCCCGACGTCGGCAGTTACCTGACCTACGACATTCTCGACGATTCGATCATCGTGGTGCGCACCGGCGATCACGAATTTCACGCGCACCACAACGTGTGCATGCACCGTGGCCGTCGGCTGATCGACACACCCGACGGCGCCAAGAATGCCTGCGGCCGCACCCGAAAGTCATTCGTCTGCGGATTCCATGGCTGGACTTACGGTTTGGACGGGGCGTGCACCCACATCCGCGAGCAGCAGGACTGGGAGGAAGCGCTCACACCGGACAACACCCACCTTCGACCGGTCCGAGTCGACACCTGGGGCGGCTGGTTGTGGATCAACATGGACCCCGACTGCGAACCGCTGGACGATTACCTGTTCCCCGCCGCGAAGATCCTCGACCCGTTCGGCCTGGAAAACATGCGCTACAAATGGCGCAAGTGGCTGTCCTTCGACTGCAACTGGAAGGTCGCCCTGGAGGCCTTCAACGAGACCTACCACGTCTACACCACGCACCCCGAGTTCAATAAGTTCGGCGAATTCAAGGGCTGGGCCAAGGTGCAGGGCAGGCACAGCAACATCGGGTATGACGCCCCGGACGATCTCGCGGCGACCAAGTCCAAAATCCGTCTCGGAGCCGGCGCCGACCCCCGCGTGTCAACCGCGGAGATGCAGATCTACACGATGGAAGAGACCAACACCTCCACCACAGAGACACTGGTGAACGCCGCCAAGCGGTTGGTCGACGAACTGCCCGAGGGCACACCGGCCGACAAGGTCCTCGAACACTGGCTGGCATCCGCGCGCCGCGACGACGAAGCCCGTGGCGTGATCTGGCCGACGATTCCGCCCGACGTCCTCGGGCAGGCGGGCACCGCGTGGCAGATCTTCCCGAACTTTCAGATCGGTCAAGGTCTGACGGTTGCGCTGTGCTATAGCGCCCGGCCGGACCCCGGCTACAACCCGGACAAGTGCATCTTCGAGGTCTCGGTTTTCGAGCTCTACCCGAAAGGCGAAGAGCCACAGACAGAGTGGGAGTACACACCGGCGGGTGATCCCGGGTGGCGGTCGGTCCTACCCCAGGACTTCTCCAACATGGCCGCCGTGCAGCAGGGCATGAAGTCGCTGGGCTTCCCCGGAACCAAGCCCAATCCGTACCGCGAGCGCAGCACGGTCAATCTGCATTATCAATTATCGAGGTACATGGGTGCCGGTGAGCCCCGGGAACTCTCAGGTGAGGAGCCCTCGCTGGCATGA
- a CDS encoding flavin-containing monooxygenase, giving the protein MTGYRDDCGPTQTPDDIDIETLREKYRQEREKRLRKEGSKQYIELEDDFAGYYEVDPYTPVIPREPINEDIDVAVLGGGFGGLLSAAHLKKAGVDDVRIIELGGDFGGVWYWNRYPGIQCDNESYCYIPLLEDLDFMPSKKFADGAEIYQHCRNIGKHFGLYDSAIFSTQVRELRWDQEIKRWRISTNRDDDIRARFVVLASGPFHRPKLPGIPDIKVYGGHSFHSSRWDYDYTGGDATGGLHKLADKRVAVVGTGATGIQIVPFLARDAEHLYVFQRTPSTVDARNNKPTDPEWVKTLQPGWQRERQRNFHSWTFEGMALGQPDLVCDFWTELGRNTAARVLALDDPASLSPEQFMAIREEEDYKIMERLRRRIDSLINDEATAEALKPYYRFLCKRPCSNDDYLASFNRPNVTLVDVSSSKGVERATEKGLVANGVEYEVDCIIYASGFEITTEISRRYSIETIEGRDGLSLFDHWHDGYRTLHGMTSRGFPNQFYTGFTQVGISANIAANYELQGEHIAYIIAEALKRRASTVEPSEAAQRQWCSTIRETAVDNSAFDAQCTPGYYNNEGGGGGEGIRSHLGEPYGPGFYAFEELLQVWRDKGDLEGLVLGT; this is encoded by the coding sequence ATGACCGGGTACCGAGATGACTGTGGACCGACGCAGACGCCCGATGACATCGACATCGAGACGCTGCGTGAGAAGTACCGGCAGGAACGCGAGAAGCGCTTACGCAAGGAAGGTTCCAAACAATACATCGAGCTCGAGGACGATTTCGCCGGCTACTACGAGGTCGATCCATATACGCCGGTGATACCTCGAGAACCGATCAATGAGGACATCGACGTCGCGGTACTCGGTGGCGGCTTCGGCGGTCTGCTGTCGGCGGCCCACCTGAAGAAGGCGGGAGTCGATGATGTGCGGATCATCGAGCTCGGCGGCGACTTCGGCGGCGTCTGGTACTGGAACCGCTATCCGGGCATTCAATGCGACAACGAATCCTACTGCTATATACCACTTCTCGAAGATCTAGATTTCATGCCGTCGAAGAAGTTCGCCGACGGTGCGGAGATCTACCAGCACTGCCGCAACATCGGCAAGCATTTCGGCCTCTACGACTCTGCGATCTTCTCCACTCAGGTGCGCGAACTGCGGTGGGACCAGGAGATCAAGCGCTGGCGGATCAGCACCAACCGCGACGACGACATCCGCGCCCGGTTCGTGGTGCTGGCGTCGGGGCCCTTCCACCGGCCGAAATTGCCCGGCATCCCGGACATCAAAGTGTATGGCGGACACAGTTTTCATTCGTCGCGGTGGGATTATGACTACACCGGGGGCGACGCCACGGGGGGATTGCACAAGCTGGCGGACAAGCGCGTCGCGGTGGTCGGCACGGGCGCCACGGGCATCCAGATCGTGCCCTTCCTCGCGCGCGACGCCGAACATCTCTACGTGTTCCAGCGCACCCCCTCGACCGTCGACGCGCGCAACAACAAACCGACCGATCCGGAATGGGTCAAGACGCTGCAGCCGGGGTGGCAGCGGGAGCGCCAGCGCAACTTCCACTCGTGGACGTTCGAGGGCATGGCGCTGGGCCAGCCGGATCTGGTGTGCGACTTCTGGACCGAGCTCGGGCGCAACACCGCGGCCCGGGTGCTCGCCCTGGACGACCCGGCCTCGCTGAGCCCCGAGCAGTTCATGGCGATCCGCGAGGAAGAGGACTACAAGATCATGGAGCGGCTCCGGCGCCGCATCGACAGCCTGATCAACGATGAGGCGACCGCCGAAGCGCTCAAACCCTATTACCGCTTCCTGTGCAAGCGGCCCTGCTCCAACGACGATTATCTGGCGAGTTTCAACCGTCCGAATGTGACGCTGGTCGACGTGTCGTCGAGCAAGGGAGTCGAGCGAGCCACCGAAAAGGGTTTGGTGGCAAACGGTGTCGAGTACGAGGTCGACTGCATCATCTATGCCAGTGGTTTCGAGATCACCACCGAGATCAGCCGCCGCTACTCGATAGAGACGATCGAAGGCCGCGACGGACTGTCTCTGTTCGACCACTGGCACGACGGATACCGGACGCTGCACGGGATGACCAGCCGCGGCTTCCCGAACCAGTTCTATACCGGTTTCACCCAGGTCGGCATTTCTGCGAACATCGCCGCCAACTATGAGCTGCAAGGCGAGCACATCGCCTACATCATCGCCGAAGCGTTGAAACGGCGAGCGTCCACGGTGGAGCCGAGCGAAGCGGCGCAGCGACAGTGGTGTTCGACGATCCGGGAAACCGCGGTCGACAATTCGGCGTTCGACGCCCAGTGCACGCCGGGCTACTACAACAACGAAGGCGGCGGCGGGGGAGAAGGAATCCGGTCGCACCTGGGCGAGCCGTACGGCCCCGGCTTCTACGCCTTCGAAGAGTTGTTGCAGGTGTGGCGCGACAAGGGCGACCTGGAAGGGCTGGTGCTCGGCACTTGA
- a CDS encoding SDR family NAD(P)-dependent oxidoreductase, with amino-acid sequence MSEAHSALLRFDDRVAVVTGAGRGLGRAYAQLLAARGAKVVVNDAGGRLDGEGVDAGPAEQVVREIRAAGGEAVACSASVATREGGEAIIRTALEHYGGIDILIHNAGNVRRGSLKEMSYEDFDAVLDVHLRGAFHVLRPAFPLMCEAGYGRIVLTSSIGGLYGNQGVANYAAAKAGVIGLSNVAALEGAAEGVRCNVIVPAAVTRMAAGIDTSAYPPMGPELVAPVVGWLAHESCSVTGEVFIALAGRVARAVIAESPGVFRSSWTVEDVGNHLDAIRYLEAPLILPAVPDGHDQHIRYSFELAQRSHELHGSNDQGALHG; translated from the coding sequence TTGAGCGAAGCCCACTCAGCGCTACTGCGATTCGACGACCGCGTTGCCGTGGTGACGGGAGCCGGCCGCGGATTGGGCCGTGCGTACGCGCAACTGCTCGCCGCGCGCGGGGCGAAGGTGGTCGTCAACGACGCCGGCGGCCGGCTCGACGGCGAAGGGGTCGATGCCGGTCCCGCCGAGCAGGTGGTCCGTGAGATCAGGGCCGCCGGCGGCGAGGCCGTCGCGTGCAGCGCGTCGGTGGCGACCCGCGAAGGCGGCGAGGCGATCATCCGGACCGCGCTCGAGCACTACGGCGGCATCGACATCTTGATTCACAACGCCGGAAACGTCCGTCGCGGCTCGCTGAAGGAGATGAGCTACGAGGACTTCGACGCCGTGCTCGACGTGCATTTGCGTGGCGCGTTCCACGTGCTGCGGCCGGCGTTCCCGCTGATGTGCGAGGCGGGATACGGGCGCATCGTGCTGACGTCGTCGATCGGCGGCCTGTACGGAAACCAGGGTGTGGCCAACTACGCGGCCGCCAAGGCGGGCGTGATCGGGTTGTCCAATGTCGCGGCGCTCGAAGGCGCCGCCGAGGGTGTGCGGTGCAATGTGATCGTGCCGGCCGCGGTGACGCGGATGGCCGCCGGCATCGACACTTCGGCGTACCCGCCGATGGGTCCGGAACTCGTCGCACCCGTCGTGGGCTGGCTCGCCCACGAATCCTGTTCGGTGACCGGTGAAGTGTTCATCGCGCTGGCGGGTCGCGTCGCGCGGGCGGTCATCGCGGAGAGTCCCGGCGTTTTCCGGTCGTCGTGGACGGTCGAGGATGTCGGCAACCATTTGGATGCGATCCGATACCTCGAGGCGCCACTGATCCTTCCGGCCGTCCCGGACGGACATGACCAGCACATCCGCTACAGCTTCGAGCTGGCTCAGAGGTCTCACGAACTACATGGCTCAAACGATCAAGGAGCGCTCCATGGCTAG
- a CDS encoding CaiB/BaiF CoA transferase family protein: protein MAGVRVIDLTAMVMGPYCTQIMADMGADVIKVEPPQGDNTRYISVGPAPGMSGVFVNVNRGKRSIVLDLQTGAGTRALHALVETADVFIHSMRAKAIAKLGFGYDDVAARNPAIIYTNCYGYGRRGPDRDRPAYDDTIQAECGLPAVQQQLTGEADYVGTIMADKIAGLTALYATTMALFHRERTGEGQEVEVAMFETMASFMLVEHANGALFDPPLGPAVYPRTVAPNRRPYRTSDGYISALIYNDKHWDAFMKAVRPPWASDLYSTLEQRAREIDTVYGLVAETMKERTTAEWLALLRELEIPAAPLNTPGALFDDPHLNAVGMFETVDTPHGPVRFPGVPTWFSQTPGRIAGPAPELGADTAEILDELGLAVDMDPVSGSG, encoded by the coding sequence ATGGCCGGTGTGCGCGTGATCGATCTGACCGCGATGGTGATGGGACCGTACTGCACGCAGATCATGGCCGACATGGGCGCCGACGTGATCAAAGTCGAACCCCCGCAAGGGGATAACACCCGCTACATTTCGGTTGGTCCCGCCCCCGGCATGAGCGGGGTATTCGTCAACGTCAACCGGGGCAAGCGCAGCATCGTGCTGGACCTGCAGACCGGCGCCGGAACGCGTGCGTTGCACGCTCTCGTTGAGACCGCCGACGTGTTCATCCACTCGATGCGCGCCAAGGCAATCGCCAAGCTCGGCTTCGGCTACGACGACGTCGCCGCACGGAATCCCGCGATCATCTACACCAATTGCTACGGATACGGGCGACGCGGGCCCGATCGCGACCGCCCCGCCTATGACGACACGATTCAAGCCGAGTGCGGGCTCCCGGCAGTGCAGCAGCAGTTGACCGGCGAGGCCGATTACGTCGGCACCATCATGGCCGACAAGATCGCCGGGCTGACGGCGCTGTACGCGACGACAATGGCGTTGTTTCACCGCGAGCGCACGGGCGAAGGACAAGAAGTCGAGGTCGCCATGTTCGAAACCATGGCCTCGTTCATGCTCGTCGAGCATGCCAACGGCGCCCTGTTCGACCCCCCGCTGGGGCCCGCGGTGTATCCGCGCACCGTGGCGCCCAACCGGCGCCCTTACCGCACCAGCGACGGTTACATCTCCGCGTTGATCTATAACGACAAGCACTGGGACGCCTTCATGAAGGCCGTGCGGCCACCGTGGGCCAGCGACCTGTACTCGACGTTGGAACAGCGCGCCCGCGAAATCGACACCGTGTACGGGCTGGTGGCCGAGACGATGAAGGAGCGCACCACCGCCGAGTGGTTGGCGTTGTTGCGTGAACTGGAGATACCGGCCGCGCCATTGAACACCCCCGGCGCACTATTCGACGATCCGCATCTCAACGCCGTCGGCATGTTCGAGACGGTGGACACCCCGCACGGACCGGTGCGCTTCCCGGGCGTACCCACCTGGTTCTCGCAGACGCCGGGTCGCATCGCGGGGCCCGCGCCAGAGCTCGGCGCCGACACCGCCGAAATCCTCGATGAGCTGGGCCTGGCCGTCGACATGGATCCGGTGTCCGGTTCGGGATAA
- a CDS encoding thiamine pyrophosphate-binding protein, which translates to MAVPVYKRILDLFEVEGVNTLFGIPDPNFVHMFTEADARGWSVVSPHHELSAGFMAEAASRMTGKPGLCIGTLGPGMANMAGAIQCALVENSPVIFLGGQRARITERRVRRGRIQFVQQEPLVAPSVKYSASIEYADQTDEIIHEAIRRAMSGTPGPAYIEYPSHVILSELDVPDPLPPNRYRLVNQTAGEREVGEAVKLIRTAQSPIMLVGHGVHTSRTGAAVRQLADLMACPVIQTSGGTSFIEGLEDRTFAYGFSPAAVDAVAKSDLCVALGTELGEPSHYGKTRHWAQNDAKRKWVLVEQDPVAVGVNRPIDVPLVGDLRGVVPQLVDALRDNPRKASVDLDRWISEDAAELAQLAENAPTGRTPVHPARFVVEATLAFPKDGIMVRDGGATVIFGWTYSQAKPHDVIWNQNFGHLGTGLPYAVGASVAEGGKRPVMLLTSDSAFLFHIAELETAARQKLPLVCVVGVDHQWGLEVGVYKRTFAQPSPQPGVHWSKDVRLDKVAEGFGCHGEYVEKEEEIGPAIQRAYASGKTAVVHVCIDPKANSEEMPKYDEFRTWYAEGTQ; encoded by the coding sequence ATGGCCGTCCCCGTCTACAAACGCATCCTCGACCTCTTCGAGGTCGAGGGTGTGAATACCCTGTTCGGTATCCCGGACCCGAACTTCGTGCACATGTTCACCGAGGCGGACGCTCGCGGGTGGTCGGTGGTTTCGCCCCATCACGAACTGAGCGCGGGATTCATGGCCGAGGCGGCATCGCGGATGACGGGTAAGCCCGGGCTGTGCATCGGCACGCTCGGGCCCGGCATGGCCAACATGGCCGGGGCGATCCAGTGTGCGCTCGTGGAGAACTCGCCGGTGATCTTCCTCGGCGGCCAGCGCGCCCGCATCACCGAGCGCCGGGTCCGGCGCGGACGTATCCAGTTCGTCCAGCAGGAACCCCTTGTCGCGCCATCGGTGAAGTACAGCGCTTCCATCGAGTACGCCGATCAGACCGATGAGATCATCCATGAGGCGATCCGCCGGGCCATGTCCGGCACGCCCGGCCCGGCCTACATCGAGTACCCGTCGCACGTCATCCTCTCCGAGCTCGACGTGCCGGATCCGCTGCCGCCCAACCGGTACCGGCTCGTCAACCAGACCGCGGGTGAGCGCGAGGTGGGCGAAGCGGTGAAGCTGATCCGGACCGCCCAGAGCCCGATCATGTTGGTCGGACACGGGGTTCACACGTCGCGCACCGGTGCGGCGGTCAGGCAGTTGGCCGACCTCATGGCCTGCCCGGTGATCCAGACCTCCGGCGGCACGTCGTTCATCGAGGGTCTCGAGGACCGCACCTTCGCCTACGGCTTCTCGCCGGCCGCGGTCGATGCGGTGGCGAAGTCCGATCTGTGCGTCGCTCTTGGCACGGAGCTCGGCGAGCCCAGCCACTACGGCAAGACCCGGCACTGGGCGCAGAACGACGCCAAACGCAAATGGGTGCTGGTCGAGCAGGATCCGGTGGCCGTCGGCGTCAACCGTCCCATTGACGTCCCCCTGGTCGGAGACCTTCGCGGCGTGGTGCCGCAACTGGTGGACGCACTCCGCGACAATCCGAGAAAGGCCTCGGTCGACCTGGACCGCTGGATCTCGGAGGATGCCGCGGAACTGGCGCAGCTCGCCGAGAACGCGCCGACGGGCCGGACCCCGGTACACCCGGCGCGGTTCGTCGTCGAGGCCACTCTGGCTTTTCCGAAGGACGGCATCATGGTCCGTGACGGCGGGGCGACCGTCATCTTCGGTTGGACCTATTCGCAGGCCAAGCCCCACGACGTCATCTGGAACCAGAACTTCGGCCATCTCGGCACCGGCCTGCCGTACGCGGTCGGAGCATCGGTGGCCGAGGGCGGTAAGCGCCCAGTGATGCTGCTGACCAGCGATTCGGCCTTCCTCTTCCACATCGCCGAGTTGGAAACGGCTGCGCGACAGAAGCTACCGCTGGTGTGTGTGGTGGGTGTCGACCACCAGTGGGGCCTCGAGGTGGGCGTCTACAAACGCACCTTCGCCCAGCCGTCGCCGCAGCCCGGCGTGCACTGGAGCAAGGACGTCCGCCTCGACAAGGTCGCCGAGGGCTTCGGCTGCCACGGCGAGTACGTCGAGAAGGAGGAGGAGATCGGCCCGGCGATCCAGCGGGCCTACGCGAGCGGCAAGACCGCCGTCGTCCACGTCTGCATCGATCCGAAGGCCAACTCCGAGGAGATGCCAAAGTACGACGAATTCCGTACCTGGTACGCCGAGGGCACCCAATAG